From a single Notolabrus celidotus isolate fNotCel1 chromosome 7, fNotCel1.pri, whole genome shotgun sequence genomic region:
- the LOC117816111 gene encoding fibroblast growth factor-binding protein 1-like — protein sequence MQLLRTFAPWLLLAFLGQQVSLSSGARNKNRGADRTATPAPGRPQRSGSKSAATGKGKFPITARNMQCTWGAKDVGDTVRLSVKCANSQARISGGVTDLECEYEGKPQRCPGYQSDPKGFWKQVGRAFKRLQAKACRDDRVLVRAGMCKRAPRDAHFKLDINSSMVSAQSGGLTDGVLPPARTTSSPTAGPKACTGREQQKKKAQENCGRWASLCTFFFSMLQSDDC from the coding sequence ATGCAGCTGCTGAGGACCTTCGCTCCCTGGTTGCTGTTGGCCTTCCTCGGGCAGCAggtctctctgtcctctggtGCTCGCAACAAGAACCGAGGAGCGGACAGAACCGCAACCCCAGCCCCGGGAAGACCGCAGAGAAGCGGGTCTAAGTCGGCAGCAACCGGCAAGGGCAAGTTCCCCATCACTGCCCGAAATATGCAGTGCACGTGGGGGGCTAAGGATGTTGGGGACACGGTTAGACTGTCGGTCAAATGCGCGAACTCGCAGGCGCGCATCAGTGGCGGGGTGACCGATCTGGAGTGTGAATATGAAGGCAAACCTCAGCGCTGCCCTGGCTACCAGTCCGACCCCAAGGGCTTTTGGAAACAAGTGGGACGCGCGTTCAAAAGGCTGCAAGCCAAAGCGTGCCGTGACGACCGCGTACTGGTGAGGGCTGGCATGTGTAAGCGCGCCCCCCGGGATGCGCACTTCAAGCTGGATATCAACAGCTCCATGGTCTCCGCGCAGTCAGGAGGGCTTACTGATGGTGTCCTCCCCCCAGCCCGTACCACCAGTTCCCCTACTGCCGGACCAAAAGCCTGCACTGGGCGCgagcagcagaagaaaaagGCGCAGGAGAACTGCGGCAGGTGGGCCAGTTTGTGCACATTCTTTTTCTCCATGCTGCAAAGTGACGACTGCTGA